In one window of Synechococcus sp. PCC 7335 DNA:
- a CDS encoding aldo/keto reductase, whose translation MFKEKKFDPVRRGILTGSAAAATAMALGARRTAAQSVTSSVTSAPAPGRRMLGSLEVSEVGLGVQNMHRTFHTIVPDRGDMIQLIRTAFDEGVTFFDCAEVYGPHECERILGEAMAPFRDQAQITTKFGFDVDLETGEFSGGVISDPARIRQAVEGSLRRLGTDRIDLLYQHRVDPDVPIEEVAGTVSDLMKEGKVLNWGLSEMGPNTLRRAHAALPATAVQNEYSMLYRGVENDILPICQELGIGFVPFAPLGYGFLTGAVDMETTFAPSDFRALTSRMDPENREVNMALVELASDWANRKGVKPGQIALAWLLAQGPSIVPIPGTTQMPHLRDNIAAANVTFTAAELSEFTTALDAIEVQGERAPAIVMEWNGTEAREI comes from the coding sequence ATGTTTAAAGAGAAGAAGTTCGATCCCGTTCGCCGTGGCATCTTGACTGGAAGCGCCGCCGCAGCGACCGCCATGGCGCTTGGAGCTCGCCGCACTGCTGCGCAATCCGTCACGTCGTCCGTCACGTCCGCGCCCGCACCTGGCCGCCGGATGCTTGGCAGTCTGGAAGTCTCCGAAGTTGGCCTTGGTGTACAGAATATGCACCGCACCTTCCACACCATCGTTCCAGATCGCGGTGATATGATTCAACTGATCCGCACTGCTTTTGACGAGGGAGTCACCTTTTTCGATTGCGCTGAGGTGTATGGCCCGCACGAATGCGAGCGTATCCTGGGGGAGGCCATGGCACCGTTCCGGGACCAGGCGCAAATCACGACGAAGTTTGGTTTCGATGTTGACCTTGAAACGGGCGAATTTAGCGGTGGGGTAATCAGCGATCCGGCGCGCATCCGGCAAGCTGTTGAAGGGTCGCTGCGTCGCCTGGGCACTGATCGGATAGACCTGCTCTATCAGCATCGCGTCGATCCTGATGTGCCTATCGAAGAAGTCGCAGGAACGGTTTCTGATTTGATGAAGGAGGGTAAAGTCCTAAACTGGGGACTGTCGGAGATGGGGCCTAATACACTGCGCCGAGCCCACGCCGCCTTACCTGCCACCGCCGTACAGAATGAATACTCTATGCTCTACAGAGGCGTGGAAAACGACATTCTCCCAATCTGTCAGGAATTGGGTATTGGCTTCGTTCCGTTCGCGCCGCTCGGCTATGGCTTCCTCACGGGAGCGGTCGATATGGAGACAACGTTCGCACCCAGTGATTTTCGTGCGCTTACATCCCGGATGGATCCCGAGAATCGCGAGGTAAACATGGCACTCGTGGAGCTTGCAAGCGATTGGGCCAATCGTAAGGGTGTCAAGCCAGGGCAAATCGCGCTGGCTTGGCTCCTGGCGCAAGGCCCGTCGATTGTGCCTATACCTGGCACAACGCAAATGCCGCATCTACGCGACAACATCGCTGCGGCGAATGTTACATTCACCGCAGCAGAGTTATCCGAATTCACAACTGCGCTTGATGCAATTGAGGTGCAGGGTGAACGCGCCCCCGCAATTGTCATGGAATGGAACGGGACAGAGGCTCGTGAAATTTAA